Proteins co-encoded in one Vibrio fortis genomic window:
- a CDS encoding DUF2500 domain-containing protein: MPNSLFLAIIVLVALAGWVFVSFYRKHMQGENAPEKKVDVTVLDKQSIDLPDAQPGQEDQEYWIYVQRGLVGPKREFQVGVHYFHALNPGDKGTLTYQGDKFLHFALKR, encoded by the coding sequence ATGCCTAATTCACTTTTTCTTGCGATTATTGTACTTGTCGCCCTAGCAGGCTGGGTTTTTGTTAGCTTTTACCGAAAGCATATGCAAGGAGAAAACGCGCCAGAGAAAAAGGTAGATGTCACGGTACTCGACAAACAATCCATTGACCTCCCTGATGCGCAACCTGGTCAAGAAGACCAAGAGTATTGGATCTACGTTCAACGTGGGCTGGTTGGCCCCAAACGTGAGTTCCAAGTAGGGGTCCATTACTTCCATGCTCTAAATCCTGGGGACAAAGGTACATTGACTTATCAGGGTGATAAATTTTTGCACTTTGCCCTCAAGCGCTAA
- a CDS encoding YhgN family NAAT transporter: MEILSAATMLFLIMDPLGNLPIVLSILKHIDPKRRRTVLIRELMFALIILLLFLFAGQSILNFLHVQPETLSISGGIILFIIAIKMIFPSAGSITGLAAGEEPFIVPMAIPMIAGPSVIAALILLSTQHPDNMLELSAAVLLAWGATFFILMFNGFFLRILGERGLKAVERLMGLLLIMISTQMFLDGIKAYIVS; encoded by the coding sequence ATGGAAATCCTATCTGCAGCCACCATGCTGTTTCTTATTATGGATCCGTTAGGCAACTTGCCGATTGTGCTCTCCATACTTAAACACATCGATCCAAAGCGACGCCGAACTGTTTTGATTCGTGAGCTTATGTTCGCGCTGATTATCCTATTACTGTTCTTGTTTGCCGGTCAGAGCATTCTCAACTTTTTGCACGTTCAGCCAGAAACCTTGAGTATTTCGGGCGGTATTATCCTGTTTATTATCGCGATTAAGATGATTTTCCCAAGTGCAGGGAGTATTACTGGGTTAGCGGCGGGTGAAGAACCTTTTATTGTACCTATGGCGATCCCTATGATTGCGGGGCCATCGGTGATTGCAGCGTTGATTCTGCTATCGACCCAACACCCAGACAATATGTTGGAGCTGTCTGCGGCGGTATTACTGGCTTGGGGCGCAACCTTCTTTATTCTGATGTTTAATGGCTTCTTCTTGCGTATCCTCGGGGAACGCGGCCTGAAAGCGGTGGAGCGATTGATGGGTCTATTGCTTATTATGATATCGACCCAGATGTTCCTTGATGGTATCAAGGCTTACATCGTCTCTTAG
- a CDS encoding lysoplasmalogenase, giving the protein MWSWLAVSLSGIGAIAGAKHGHVTQTLMYKVFTFVLLAIIALSQPELTVYSYWIVGGLVVSALADILHTLSKRKPLHFICFLVAQLCYSKAFWLQLSGQVVWWLFALLLAACVVAFFLLLPRLDKLVFPVVIMGIVLIQLAWASGEVWLLEPHISHGVGFIGCCVLLLSALAYALNFYRSPIKGAYVWVTGSYFLAHSLIVASLTL; this is encoded by the coding sequence ATGTGGAGTTGGTTAGCGGTTTCGTTATCTGGTATCGGAGCGATAGCAGGAGCTAAGCATGGGCATGTTACTCAAACCTTAATGTACAAAGTGTTCACTTTTGTACTCTTGGCAATTATTGCTTTAAGCCAACCTGAGCTTACCGTTTACAGTTATTGGATCGTCGGTGGCTTGGTTGTGTCTGCTTTGGCGGACATTCTACATACTCTATCCAAGAGAAAACCGCTGCACTTTATCTGCTTTCTGGTCGCACAACTTTGTTATAGCAAAGCGTTCTGGCTACAACTTTCTGGTCAGGTCGTTTGGTGGCTGTTTGCCCTATTGCTTGCCGCATGCGTAGTGGCTTTTTTCTTATTGTTACCTCGCCTTGATAAACTGGTGTTCCCGGTTGTGATTATGGGTATCGTCCTTATCCAGCTCGCATGGGCGTCGGGTGAGGTGTGGTTACTCGAGCCTCATATATCTCACGGGGTAGGATTCATTGGTTGTTGTGTCTTATTGCTGTCTGCTCTGGCCTACGCATTGAATTTTTATCGAAGCCCTATCAAAGGTGCTTATGTTTGGGTGACAGGTAGCTACTTCCTGGCTCACTCTTTAATCGTGGCATCACTAACCCTTTAG
- a CDS encoding DUF4145 domain-containing protein, producing the protein MTDIEKVVTRTRNIEKLLRLQYHAEGEGLHELVTSCEERLPHDMVVKLRYIATCRNKVVNEHDAKLEDQHQFIMMCNDCEKELTPRSGRFIWRVAILLMMVMTLAAAGFYYANWDVLTLHLFSK; encoded by the coding sequence ATGACGGACATTGAAAAAGTAGTCACAAGGACTCGTAATATAGAGAAGTTATTGCGGCTTCAGTATCACGCTGAGGGAGAAGGGCTGCATGAACTAGTCACGAGTTGTGAAGAGAGATTGCCACACGATATGGTGGTAAAGCTACGCTACATTGCCACTTGCCGAAACAAGGTGGTCAACGAGCATGATGCGAAACTAGAAGATCAGCATCAGTTCATCATGATGTGTAATGATTGTGAGAAAGAGTTGACCCCAAGAAGTGGGCGCTTTATTTGGCGTGTTGCTATTCTCTTGATGATGGTAATGACTCTGGCTGCGGCTGGATTCTATTATGCCAACTGGGATGTACTGACGTTACATCTATTCTCAAAGTAG
- a CDS encoding YecH family metal-binding protein, which yields MTTEIHAHNVLNLLNEQAMTREELAEKLAQEYGSEARFHTCKLSGLDLDALLTFFVKMEKVVLEGDKLRTNMARVCSH from the coding sequence ATGACGACTGAAATTCATGCTCACAATGTACTTAACCTATTAAATGAACAAGCGATGACTCGTGAAGAGTTGGCTGAAAAATTGGCGCAAGAGTACGGTTCAGAAGCACGCTTTCATACTTGCAAGCTCAGTGGTTTGGACTTGGACGCATTGCTGACTTTCTTTGTGAAAATGGAGAAGGTAGTGTTAGAGGGCGATAAGCTGAGAACCAATATGGCACGAGTATGTAGCCACTAA
- a CDS encoding DUF1145 domain-containing protein, with translation MNVLIPVAKAAIAFVWFVLIVNIFHPFPGNAAIALYIMTAFLFFMHGLQMLIFIGAFGDKISMTRWEKWSILIFGIFALLDIRRKYMM, from the coding sequence ATGAATGTACTGATTCCCGTTGCCAAAGCGGCTATTGCTTTCGTTTGGTTTGTTCTCATCGTTAACATTTTCCATCCATTCCCAGGAAATGCAGCGATTGCCCTATATATCATGACGGCATTCTTGTTCTTTATGCATGGCCTACAAATGCTGATTTTTATTGGTGCGTTTGGCGATAAGATTTCAATGACGCGCTGGGAGAAATGGTCAATTTTGATCTTTGGTATCTTTGCTCTGCTCGATATCCGACGCAAATACATGATGTAA
- a CDS encoding cyclin-dependent kinase inhibitor 3 family protein has translation MTHPDHIHPTWQLDLEKGALILTPCPGTKEADLDSSLAQLKEQGVEAIVTALDDAELASKDVAALGEKTRALGMQWFQIEIEDDCAPEADFAAKWQAASPELHKIVDSGAKVALHCMGGSGRTGLFAAHLLLEKGWDLDKIVQEVQALRPGAFTKPIQVEYINGVANS, from the coding sequence ATGACACATCCTGATCATATCCACCCGACTTGGCAACTAGACCTTGAGAAAGGTGCACTTATCCTAACTCCGTGCCCTGGTACGAAAGAGGCAGACCTTGACTCATCTCTTGCTCAACTGAAAGAGCAAGGCGTTGAAGCCATTGTAACGGCACTGGACGATGCAGAGCTTGCAAGCAAAGACGTTGCCGCACTTGGCGAGAAAACTCGTGCTCTAGGCATGCAGTGGTTCCAAATTGAAATTGAAGACGACTGCGCACCGGAAGCTGACTTCGCTGCGAAGTGGCAAGCGGCAAGCCCAGAGTTACACAAGATCGTTGATAGCGGTGCGAAAGTTGCTCTGCATTGCATGGGTGGCTCAGGTCGCACAGGTTTGTTTGCGGCACACCTACTGCTAGAGAAAGGCTGGGACCTTGATAAGATTGTTCAAGAAGTTCAAGCATTGCGCCCAGGTGCTTTCACAAAACCCATCCAGGTTGAGTACATTAATGGTGTAGCGAATAGCTAA
- the arsJ gene encoding organoarsenical effux MFS transporter ArsJ: MFSNLSKSVRQYMLVTFNYWNFTITDGALRMLVVLYFYDLGYSSLEIASLFLFYEFFGVVTNLIGGWLGARLGLNKTMNIGLGMQVVALGMLALPSAMLTIPWVMAAQALSGIAKDLNKMSAKSSIKTLVPDEQQGALYKWIAILTGSKNALKGAGFFIGGLLLSTIGFQYAVLAMAVVLTLVFVGSLVSLEADMGKAKTKPKFKQIFSKSESINILSAARMFLFGARDVWFVIALPIYLGSVFGWDHSWVGGFLAAWTIAYGFVQGIAPKITGKAQGKVPDGHAALLWAGVLALVTAGIAYAVQIGWQPELVIIAGLMVFGAIFAVNSSLHSYLIVSYAKGDGVSLDVGFYYMANAMGRLIGTILSGLVFQMGGLSACLWVSFTFLAFTTLISLKLPKVPQTETA, encoded by the coding sequence ATGTTTTCAAATCTAAGTAAGAGCGTTCGCCAATATATGTTGGTGACCTTCAATTACTGGAACTTCACCATTACTGATGGTGCACTTCGCATGCTGGTGGTTCTGTATTTCTATGACCTTGGCTACAGTTCATTAGAGATCGCTTCGCTGTTTCTTTTCTATGAATTCTTTGGCGTAGTGACCAATCTTATTGGTGGTTGGTTGGGCGCTCGTCTCGGTCTTAATAAAACCATGAACATTGGCCTTGGGATGCAAGTTGTCGCTTTGGGTATGCTCGCACTACCATCGGCCATGTTAACCATACCTTGGGTGATGGCGGCGCAGGCATTGTCGGGTATTGCCAAAGATCTCAATAAGATGAGTGCTAAGAGCTCAATTAAGACCTTAGTGCCGGATGAACAGCAAGGCGCATTGTATAAGTGGATTGCGATTCTTACTGGTTCTAAGAATGCGCTGAAAGGTGCAGGCTTCTTTATTGGCGGTTTGTTGCTCTCAACCATTGGGTTCCAATATGCGGTGTTGGCGATGGCGGTTGTGCTGACTCTCGTCTTCGTTGGCAGCTTAGTGAGTTTAGAGGCAGACATGGGCAAGGCGAAAACCAAGCCTAAGTTCAAACAGATTTTCTCTAAGTCTGAATCGATCAACATCCTGTCTGCGGCACGCATGTTCTTGTTTGGTGCTCGTGACGTGTGGTTCGTGATTGCTCTGCCAATTTATCTTGGTAGTGTATTTGGTTGGGATCACTCTTGGGTAGGTGGCTTCTTAGCGGCTTGGACGATTGCTTACGGCTTTGTTCAGGGCATAGCACCTAAGATTACCGGTAAAGCGCAAGGTAAGGTACCTGATGGACACGCTGCACTACTGTGGGCTGGTGTACTGGCTTTGGTAACGGCGGGTATTGCCTATGCGGTGCAAATTGGTTGGCAGCCTGAGTTAGTGATTATCGCGGGTTTAATGGTGTTTGGTGCTATTTTCGCGGTCAACTCATCACTGCACTCATACCTGATTGTAAGCTATGCAAAAGGCGATGGTGTATCGCTTGATGTCGGTTTCTACTACATGGCGAACGCGATGGGCCGTTTGATTGGCACAATTTTGTCAGGCTTGGTATTCCAAATGGGTGGATTGTCGGCCTGTTTGTGGGTGTCGTTTACTTTCTTAGCGTTCACAACGCTTATTTCTCTAAAGTTACCGAAAGTGCCACAAACAGAGACCGCATAA
- a CDS encoding acyltransferase, which yields MKQRILFFDLARCVAAVAVIAIHVLAPYRNELNMIPFNEWLTAITVNGFSRWAVPVFILITGALMLSDQRPFDAKYYLKRRLGKVLIPFLVWSLFYTYLSGWSASGYDASVSWDVLSNSYHHYTYYHLGFFYYFIPLYFVIPFMQIGLRKYGDAFIYSFTAVWLFTTLLFLFKVDGPWSHELWLYTGYLPLGYILYKKLPLTTPVVTGTTILGALALFTTVYMVVDASLAAEKYTVGRWLSYKTLNTVLAASMVFMLCRYFGEGLSDKSNKVVGFISKHSLGIYLLHPIFLWPMKEFGWYQGHPAWVIPLWVVISGAGALWMSWLMAKSAKTRWLLP from the coding sequence ATGAAGCAGCGAATTCTCTTCTTTGATTTAGCACGATGTGTAGCGGCAGTGGCCGTGATCGCAATTCATGTGCTGGCACCCTATCGCAATGAGCTCAATATGATTCCATTCAATGAGTGGCTGACAGCGATTACGGTGAATGGGTTTAGCCGATGGGCAGTTCCTGTGTTCATTTTGATTACCGGCGCATTGATGCTCAGTGATCAACGCCCGTTTGATGCCAAATACTATTTAAAACGACGTTTAGGTAAGGTTCTGATTCCATTTCTTGTATGGTCTCTGTTCTATACCTATCTCTCTGGTTGGTCTGCGTCAGGCTATGATGCCTCGGTCAGTTGGGATGTGCTGAGTAACAGCTATCACCACTATACCTACTACCACTTAGGGTTCTTCTACTACTTCATACCGCTCTATTTTGTGATTCCGTTTATGCAGATTGGACTGCGTAAGTATGGTGATGCGTTCATCTACAGTTTCACTGCGGTCTGGTTGTTCACCACGTTACTGTTCTTGTTTAAGGTAGATGGACCATGGAGTCATGAATTGTGGCTATATACAGGTTATTTACCTCTGGGCTATATCTTGTATAAGAAGCTACCTCTAACCACACCTGTGGTCACAGGGACGACGATATTGGGTGCTTTGGCACTGTTTACCACGGTTTATATGGTCGTTGATGCGAGTCTCGCGGCAGAGAAGTACACCGTAGGGCGCTGGCTGTCTTACAAAACGCTAAATACAGTCTTGGCTGCAAGTATGGTGTTTATGCTGTGTCGCTACTTTGGGGAAGGGCTATCGGATAAGTCGAATAAAGTGGTGGGCTTCATCAGCAAGCACAGCTTAGGTATCTATCTGTTGCACCCTATCTTCTTATGGCCAATGAAAGAGTTTGGTTGGTATCAAGGCCATCCAGCTTGGGTGATACCATTGTGGGTCGTGATCAGCGGTGCAGGCGCACTGTGGATGAGTTGGTTGATGGCAAAATCAGCGAAAACACGCTGGTTATTGCCATAA